Within Spinacia oleracea cultivar Varoflay chromosome 4, BTI_SOV_V1, whole genome shotgun sequence, the genomic segment tcaaacccatctttaaaacagttcatggaattaaagctatgcttgatttccagtgctacaacgtgagtgttgcttctcttttgttgcataggtttggttttcaagtaccataagtattcttgatctcaatctagttgatcttcacttagatcaatagatattggtatatgttcgtcatgcctaaagccatacgatacgtttttggcgatcctcatattatatcatatatgataaattcttttgcagaataattcccaattgaattctattcatgtaactttagctcatctagtttcattagatactaattccagctaaattctttgacatataatataggttaagaatctcacttagatcctttgatgtttaacttagtaaatgcttatacatagttcaaacattcattacttagatttattcatatggatcgaatatctctaatgtagtctttcgtgtttgatttagtaaatgccattacttaatccaaaacaatattataagatctttgtaaatagatcttaatacccaatatgtactaagtttcgccttggtccatcattgatgaatgatttcaaatctaagtcattagcatttgaatgttatttcacaatagagagatatgtgtgtgatacacataggaccaattaagtttttacgtactcccactaaacttcttatatatctataagaatcatgtactttttatgaaactaaaatactttattagcttcactaaaatacagttccaattcccaattgcttgcttaaatctatacttagattttataagctagtttttgttttcaagtatttatttggatccacaaatcctatgacatgccatgtacatattttcttccaacatttgactgaggaagatgttttgtcatccaatttccatatgtaccaatatgcaatcattgcttgaattatagactttgagcattacgattatgcatgaggtttcaacacaatccatgccatgaatttgcttgtaacctttagcaactaatctagctttgtgtgtgaacacaatccatgtttgatggtttttatccttaaaaccaatttgcaaccaatagttgtaaaactattcttgcaaatcaacaaaattttaatttcgtcatcagaacattgagtatgtttttatggcctttaaccaatttaaacatttaagtctatatatggcctctaaccattttcgggaatctaggtttcgtcatagctttcttacaagttcacaaactcattaatctacatgataatagtttgactgtaagttgtaggtttcttcactatctaatagaagaatttcatagcttcagtgacctgaactccatgcctactagggtatagaacatcaaacaatagaatatcaatagccacttgttagtcttttgaatattctgttctccttgaagcacttgtaaagtcttctaagagatgtctattttttaaagccgcttctaaagtccttaaagaataagtgttcggattttctgaagaacttcgaaaaagcctccggaatgtccgtttatgtttgttgttctcctcgaagactttcaaggtctattttctcccacttgtcattttggaaacggatttcctaaaaggacattatttcgagcaaacaaacattatgttctcaaaaattcgtggtagaaacaatacccttgtgtctcatttgaataaatcacaatgaaacatacatctatacttgggccttagtttgttgaataacaaacactaagttcccactgagtttaacaactctttagatatatattattgaaaagatattctgaaattacttttcaaatagctttgacgaatttggtttagtgtggtggtagttgagcattttgtttagaaattataggaaaagtctttatgattcaccattgatcgaatcaagtactaattgacttcgatcattccaatttagatataccatatcttatggatctAGATcgtgaacacacaatcattgatgatcatttttgactcaagcaatcatcaacatgatctaacctagatctttatgatttcttgccaagtgggatttatacttctgaatctttaaactagccaaacagattcaaacttatatcacattgagtaaataaacctatattcacttaaatctgtgtgaaataataaagtcataaaacctttctttagctttgaattctattgtctaggcgttctaacaatagttcatattttttgttactttcaacaagtaagatttccttgtcttaaattgatctagaaatcaatcaactttcaaaagtccatcaaaatagaacttttgaatgttaacttgttgatatggcaacaatgctaaagattagtggaactcaaatcaagagattgatttgaacttagtaaagttctttatttgttaaagagttgtttatttttaatcaatcatattgactcaacccgtaaatgaccatttcattcaaataaacaaacaaacattgtttttgtttttcttgaatgtgagtctttctgtgtttgaagcagaaatttaggtatgctgattatggaacaaaatagccattaagttccagcctttgaaaggacttaaaacaaaccagatgaccctacaactaatgtagcattgccatgcttcatttcccacttgtaggtcattagtgtagcctagcttccattgtttgagttattaccaaagtaagaacctcaagcggtatatgataccaaggaattttaattgctaggtcacttctttttaaatataaacttataggtagaaacggaatcgtaaattcatttcatttgttccttgttttcctatttcttgtaccctttcttatagtcttaagaattgaattctttagtgttgaattttatactttgttagacatgtccaatgtcactccaacaacgttcttaccatttatgttgaatattctgtttcaactagatgatcttaccagaagcttctaaagttctctaagcatcgatctagtcgaatgtctagggactagactcattcgagaattaaatggaaaaaatattttaggttgttaaccattggtaaagctgagcgtttaaactcaatgctttatgatctcaaaactacattgtattttgaattcacaagcaccaatcggttcgccatttgactttgatactcgaaaacaaccataaaagtcgctaaatgaaacgtacattttaaattgctcattttctctcatttccgtgaatcgttcttggattcactaccaatcgaggaaatttattgttacctttcaaaaaggatttattgcagtgcaagatatttaattataaacaataattaaaacatacaatgaagcatgcaaagtctaaacatttatcatgagtaatgacttgaaaattaaagcaatcatgcaatttaaacaagttattggcattttattcgaatttattgttccggaaggtgtgaataaaatgattccaagaccctaaaatcattgaagaattaagcacattatgtatttagactcaattctaaaatattttaggtaagcaaaagtcttttgctaatagtctagaaactactcttggttgataggtacgtctaagaacttattaggtaaacctatcaattttgccacgacataaaaggactccttacttatatcgttgagtttaaccaaaactaacatgtactcacaattatttgtgtaccttacccctttaggatcaataagtaacaccacgctatggcggaaaactattactaagattgatgtaaaggttatccaagtaagtgttattttggcatggcaccttttaactcaatttttaagtttggaacttaaggctcttactatgttggttagattttaagtgaactaaaatccttaatcatgcaacataatcaagccacaatatcatgcatatttaagacatatttaaaagcaataaataacttaaagcatgcataagataaatgtgatctagtatggcccgacttcatcttgaagcttcaacttcaaagtccgtcttgaaaatggattggaaactccgtcttgaatttcaccgtgggaggctccattttcttcaaataggataagctataattaaactaattacaactatttgatggtacgcagaccatatttgaattgaaaaacaaactttggtgcattagaccaattacgttcaaatttaatggtacgcataccatattttctatcctaattgggccatactagtcacttcataacctgcaaaacagtacacatacaatatataccattcacccattcattatcatgaatggcccacatagctggttagtaaaacacattgtaatgcatcacataaatatttgcagcaattaatcaacggcaccaataatctaccaattattcagtccttattaattctattcaagttgttttaaccttaaaggatttggagacctaatcaagagtttatgactaaaaatgctcccactcaaaccaataactttatatgctttactaattttaaacataaaaatatatttctagtctaaccggaaacatacaagtttaattaaaatttaaagctcatataaaattataatcgaatccatttatttaatttattttcagttgaattaaacgaatttaaattaattcaaggtttaactttagtaaaataattagtataaattaaaatttataataattataatattcaaaattaaaatccgagaaaacaatttaaattattaattttaaaattaattaaaattatttccgaactgaaaatctaaaattaaaacgaaacgtaTCAATTGTCGCAAGatgaggcacttgggcttgcgcccaagccccatcgagctacgaggccccaTGCCCCGTGCCATTGATCGTTGCACACGGCTTGCACAGCCACACACACACTTCCCCTCTGCCACGAACACACGCAGCCTTGCtggctacgctgcgcgcagcttcGTACTGTGTCGTGGCTGCCAACCGCTTGGTGGGCctggtgcgtcgtggcgcagctcatcgctgcccacacgcatcttgCTCGTCGCATGTGTTGCCcattgccctcgcccatcgcccaacATGCACGCCTAGGCTTCGAGCCTTGCGTGCCGCCtagcttgttgctcgctgcattcgtaccgcatgggcgacgagctcccttgctcgtcgtcgcgtgcccgcactatacaacaccccttaagggttacacgtagcttccattgctttgtgcgtgcaacattcatgagcgtatttcataaaaatttaaaatttttaattcaaaattaatgacaaattaataaatcatattaatttcataattttagggcgaaaaatcgaaaatttattaatcaattaatttccgattaacatggattcaaatctaggtcataaaaatttaaaatttatcataaattaacaattttgatggtggtttttaatcatggatacctaattaaatcattaattaattatgaaaatcaaatcaattctatattattcgaatttcaacaaattaatcataattacaaattaggttgtataattaacaagtctagacattcaaaattgttaaacatatacagtaggtcaatcaaaaattcaagatttatcaacaagaatcgcaaatattcaattgaacattttaaatttacaaacttttgcgttcgaaaaactaaaacctccgaaaagtcatagttaggcttcgaatttgggaattctgggttcggccgaaaaatactctttttgtcaaaattttagaatgccttttacatgcggaattgacacaaaaatcactcgatttggatgagtaacgaataaactgccgaaaaactgcgtacatataattaaataaacgcaatttgcaattacttaacaattacgaaaattaatcaccccttttaattctttgcaaatttgtaaaatttaaccatgttatgcaatgtagattatgcaaataataagaggctcgtgataccactgttaggttatgatacatatgaaaaacataaatcatgcggaaaaaccttaatgctaggaaacatattatttacacataatcagttagcataattcagatgcatacactttgtagcgtgccctccctagctgcgcccgaaccgaacaagaacaattctttaggactccaagtgtcgtccctccgtagatagtccacagcacgtccggatccgccttaagattgaccaactaaaatcgcccttaaggtactataattttcggctaatatgggcaagtaatgtgactgatttttctgctcaaaaatcacagcttttattgtatgaatacttgttaaaaaactcgtgtataaatttatgaccctaggcatatatttatagaatcatggaaaaggatttcgaatcctgttagaatacgaattaattaattagaatccttttagaactctaaataattaatcttctaggattagggtttaatcatagcacgaattccgatagctttagattcgtatagcacgcacacgagcacgagcaccgcatcgcacagcccgcgcgcatgcctcgcggcccacgcgaactGCACGGCGCCtggcccatgctcgcagcccatctgatccgtgcgcgcgccACGCCTTGCTGGGcccggccttgcgctgggcctggagAGGCTTCGGCGTGTGGTTTGATgcgtatggcttgctgggcgagggcctggcttcgtgctgggcgttcgtctagcaagtctcgtccgatgctaattcgtaccatacgcttctgattaaattcccgattccggaattcatttccgatacgaacaatatttaacatttccgattccggaattaatttccgtttcgaacaaatatttaatatttccatttccggaattattttctgattccgataatatttccgattctgacaatatttccgtttccggcaatattaccgattccggcaatatttccatttccgataatattttccgatacgtaccatgtttccgtttccgacaacatctacgtcttggataatatttatatttccgatacgatccatatttccgtttccggcaatatcatcgtttccagagtattcatttacttgccattgacgatcttagctcccactgaaaccaagatccgtcgattccgaatatccatagatggagtatttaataccattaaatacttgatctgtttacgtactatttgtgtgaccctacgggttcaatcaagagtaagctgtggattaatatcattaattccacttgaactgaagcggcctctagctaggcattcagctcacttgatctcactgaatttattaacttgttaattaatactgaaccgcatttagggtgcgttctgttcaccttaaaaaaataagtttcaggtccaataagttcagataagtttcaataagttccaataagttcagattagttcagataagttataataagttccaataagttcagataagctcagataagttcatataagtttcaataagtttcaataagttacaataagttccaataagttccaatattaatagtaatattattatttattattattcgtattattattaatattaatattattattattatttattatttattatttatttttatttattattattaatattaatattaatattaatatttattatttattatttattatttattatttattatttattatttattatttattatttattatttattatttattatttattatttattatttattatttattatttattatttattatttattatttattatttattatttattatttattactacgtatttattatttattatttattatttattatttattatttattatttattatttattatttattatttattacttcctccattcttttttaaatgacacaattgtacttttggcactatgcatataatatactttgaccatcaattgtgatttatacttaacaaaaaatataggcatgtggggtcttattatataatcgtctcatcctatagttttataatatcaaattttataatttttaaccattgataataaaaggtattaatggttgaaatattgcattggcaaacgtgacaaaaaaattgtgtcatttaataaagaatggaggaagtatttattatttattatttattatttattatttactacgtattatttattatttattatttattatttattatttattatttattatttattatttattatttattatttattattttttattttttattttttattttttattttttattttttattttttattttttattttttattttttattttttattttttattttttattttttatttattatttattatttattatttattatttattatttattatttattatttattatttattatttattatttattatttattatttattatttattatttattatttattatttattatttattatttattttaaagaagttccaataagttcagataagtttcaataagttcaataagttccaataagttcagataagttcagatcagataagatcagataagatcagatcagataagttcagataagttcagataagatcagataagttcagataagttcagataagttcaggtcaaataagttgaacagaacgcacccttattagacttaacattaaatgcatacttggaccaagggcattatttccttcaaacccGACTTAACCCGTTTATGACCCGACTAAAtatgacccgacccgatatgaacccgatccgatatgaacccgacatGATATGAACCcaacccgatatgaacccgtacCACATAACACAAACCCGAACAGAATCGTTAATTTTTCaaaccgacccgaaccgaaCCGATAGCAAAATGATCCGATTTTAACCCGAACTGATGAACCCGAACCGAAAACGAACCaatgacccgatttgacacccctactTGCATATAATTAAGTTTTAGATGAGTTAATGATAAAATGTTAAGGAGTTacaaatctaatctaatatatatataaaggggagttttttgaaGAAATTTTAGAGAGCCACTTAGGATAGCCATGTCATTAagtgtaatttaaaataaatattatataaaGATAAACATAAAACTTTTAGATAATTTATAATAGGTTTACAAATCTGATTATCCAACAAACAAgattaaaatatgcaaataaacaaaaagataaaaaaagataaaaacaaaaaacaaaaagataGAAATTTGCAAATAAATAACTGATAAACTTTcaataaaacttttttttttttaaattgttttacattTTTATGATCTATAtataaaatcattgaagattAATTATTGATTGTTAATTTGTTACGTATCAATCCTACTTCCCCAACTCTATGTTTTGTTTGgtttctccatttttttttttttctttatattttatgttttgttgaatacttgaatgtaTTTGTTTTGTTCATAGTATATAAGTTCATTTAATATTTACGTTTATTTTGTCCATAGTTAATGATCATTGTTCATTGTGTAGGGTATTGTGTTCGTCGTTGATTGGGAATCGTAGCCAGAAGAATGCGTGCCCTACTAAATTTGTATGAAATTATCATACTTTGTGTTTACTACGTATTATTTAGTATATATGCGTAAatcttttaattattaaacaATTTTTAGTGTTGTTTAACATCAAGGTTTAACTTAAATTTTACGAGTTTCAACCTTGagaactcaaaaaaaatattctattcttttttttaatgggatcctataaaattattaaatgttacttttctaaaacaatattttgcaaggtatgataaattttatatttatctTTTGCATCAAAAATTTTATATCATCCAATTACAAAATTATAGGATAAAATTTTCACGAATCGTATTTGTGGTTAAAATTTTATCATCAAAAGATAAATATCTCCCATGCCGGTCTTCCCctctaaaaaaataaataaataaattcaaagattaacataaaaaagaaaaaatataattagaatTTAGTTGTAATATTTAATTAGTAGTCTATCCTGTTATGAGGAGCacttattgtttttaaatatataaaaagAAGCATTATCCAGTATTATTTGAATTTGttattttctaaatataaaCCTTATAATATTGGGTTTCTAATAagccaataaaaaaaattagactgcaataataaaacataaaaaaacaattaaattaacCCGTGCATTCAAATCTAGTAAAGGTATAATTGGGTTACATACAaattttagaaatcaaagcaggaatacaaaataaaataaaataaaataaatcgcTGATGGCGAAAGGTTTCTTCTCTAAATCatcttgttcttttttttcccaCAACTTTGGAGATACAAATGGTCATTCTCACCTCATTTGAATTTCCGATTTTGTATTCGAGTATTGCAGATTTGCAGGTGGCTCTAGTTTGGTATTGAAGACGAATTTGGATTGCAGATATTTCTCAAAACTTAATTTCATTTTCATGGCCAGAAAAAATGTTAGGTTAATTTGTGAATGTGATTACGTCACAACATCAATTGATGGTGTGGCTTGTCACTAATCTATTGTCATTGTATTAAGACGTGCACCCATCATCATCATGGATTTGAATTCCTCAAAATTAATTGTTCCATCACCATCACTGTCAACCCCATGAATCATCCTTTTACAATCACCCAAAGAGACATCATCCCCTAAACTCTTCATTACCATTTGCAACTCTTCAACTGTAATTTTTCCATTTCCATCAGCGTCGTATATTGAAAATGCTTCTTTCATATTGTGCAAAACTTCATCTGAGTCAATACCTTTTGTGTTGAGAGCAACGAATTCATTAAAATCAATGAATCCATCTCCATCTGCATCAACCTCTTTTATCATTATCTGCAAGTCTTCCTCAGTCACTTGTTGGCCTAGACTTCCCATAATTGATCCCAACTCTGATGAGGAAATTTTACCATCACCATTGACATCAAATTTCTTAAAAACTAGTTCAAGCTCCTCCTTATTATTATTCCGTGAACGTAATGATGAGGAGAAAGGTTCAAACAAAGGATTTTCATGGCTACAATTTGCATCTTCTGGATTATTACTTATCCCccttttctttttgaaaaatgttTGAGCAAAACCCATCAAATTTAATTTCAATAACTTTCTTAATAATGATTTAGGAGGATAATATAAAAAGCAATGATAACagagaaaagggaaaagaaaaggagaaaTATTGAGATCTTAATTCTTGAgcttttttcattaattttcttTATCAAAACAGAATTTAAACTAGATTTGACGGAAACATAGTACTTCCTAATTGACTTTTTCTTGTTCTATTGTTAAAGAAGTTATTTTTGGATaaaattatttgattttttcATAAGATTATGTTGTCAAATAATCTTTACGAAATATAAATTATGATGTATAAAATAttatcaaaaaataattaggaagaGTCTAAATTTGCATAATAGATAAATTTAAACCACAAACCCTTGGTTTATAATGAAATCATTGGATTTGATTAATGTAATCAAAATTATCCATAATTATTATTGTCATAAATTAAcatgatattttattaattatgttatttgttaaaaatatgaaatataatGATCTCTATTTAAGGCTCTTGAATactaaattggtttttccttTTGAAATTACTATTATACCCTAATTTGTCAATTTTT encodes:
- the LOC110790051 gene encoding probable calcium-binding protein CML25, which gives rise to MGFAQTFFKKKRGISNNPEDANCSHENPLFEPFSSSLRSRNNNKEELELVFKKFDVNGDGKISSSELGSIMGSLGQQVTEEDLQIMIKEVDADGDGFIDFNEFVALNTKGIDSDEVLHNMKEAFSIYDADGNGKITVEELQMVMKSLGDDVSLGDCKRMIHGVDSDGDGTINFEEFKSMMMMGARLNTMTID